Within the Salvia hispanica cultivar TCC Black 2014 chromosome 4, UniMelb_Shisp_WGS_1.0, whole genome shotgun sequence genome, the region ACtgtccctctctctcttcgttctctctctaaaatcGGATGCAAAACAGAAAGGAAGAGAACAGAGGACTTCGTAATCTTCACCAAATCCTTGAATTCTCTTTCGCCAATGCCACAATCTGGCTGCCGAATCGTTCTCATCAAAGTTTTCCAATAAACACACACGATTTACATACATATACGCATTTCGATACATAAATGAGGTGCAAGAAACATCCGGCGGACCAAAGCTGCAGCGTCGGCGTCTGCGCCTCCTGCCTCCGCGAACGCCTCCTCGCCGTCATCGCCGCGCAAACGCAGGCTCACGCGCTTAAACATGCGCTACAAGATTGCCGCAAATCTGACTCACAGTTGCCGCAGCCTCCGTTGTTTCCCCGCTCTGTTTCCCCCTACATTTCGCGCCGGAAATCAGAAAACGCCGCGACGTTTCGGACTCACGGAGAGCACCACCTCTTCTACAGCACTCCCCAATTAGGGCCTCACCGCTCAATTACAGtcgagattaagaaaaaatcgAGGAATCGGTTTTCCTCTCTGTTTTGGGGGTTTTTCAGATCGAAGCCGGAGAGGAAACCGGATTTCGGTCTCGATCCGGTCGCCGATCCTACGGTTTCGGTCAATTCAATCTCGGCTTCGCCGGCGTGGTTCCCTAACATCATCCGCGGCCGCCGGAAAAAGAAAGTCTCGACGTTCTCAATCGACGAATCCGCGTTCCGAACCGGCAATAATCGCGGGAGGGGGATGTCTCCGGCGAGAAACGCCGATCAATTAGACGAACATTGCGACGGAGCAACGAGCGGCTACTCATCCGACTCGCAAGGCTGGAGGCAGACGCCGCGGAGGACGCCGACGTCGGCGCGGCGGGGCGGAGGCAGAGCGGCGTCGCACGGCAGAAGCCTATCGAGTCTGACGTTCTGCCTGAGCCCGCTGGTGCGGCCCAGCCCGAACCGCCACTGGAATCAGAAGGCAGCTCCGCCAgagacggcggcggcggccggAGACCCTAGGACGACGCCGAAGGCGCACCTCTCCACAGCGGCGTCGTTTTGCAAAAACCGCTCCCGAAAACTCGCGGATTTCGGGAGATACCCAAATGGTTGACTTTTGACCGAGCCGGGTGAAATTACGGTTTACCCTCGctgttatttcttttcctattttagATATGGTCGTTGTAATTTTTATGTACATGGTTTATCCCAATTATAgttgaaaaggaaagaaattaAGGAAAATAGAAATGATTTCTTATCTCATATACTAGCATCATGGCCACTAGCTTTTGATGTGCACTTGATAAACTTTTTGAATACTAACATGTTAGTGTGTTTATTAGGATTTGAAGAAGTGGGGTGGGTTTAGGTATAGTGCATTTGCTCCCCATTAGGATTACATTTTAAGCTATGGAGTTAGGAATTTGGTGATTGATGTGTGAATATGGTTGTAGTGAAAGTGGGTAATCATGCCTTAGGGTTGACTCTCTATTTCATGATTCTCATCTCATGTGATTATATTGACAAAAACAATCGTGCATCCACATGTAAATATAGTTGCATTTTGTATGCAGTGTAGCCCTATTTCATTAGTGGAGTATTGTTTATTGTACTTCTCTGTATAACTTGAGGTACGAACTGGA harbors:
- the LOC125219628 gene encoding uncharacterized protein LOC125219628, whose protein sequence is MRCKKHPADQSCSVGVCASCLRERLLAVIAAQTQAHALKHALQDCRKSDSQLPQPPLFPRSVSPYISRRKSENAATFRTHGEHHLFYSTPQLGPHRSITVEIKKKSRNRFSSLFWGFFRSKPERKPDFGLDPVADPTVSVNSISASPAWFPNIIRGRRKKKVSTFSIDESAFRTGNNRGRGMSPARNADQLDEHCDGATSGYSSDSQGWRQTPRRTPTSARRGGGRAASHGRSLSSLTFCLSPLVRPSPNRHWNQKAAPPETAAAAGDPRTTPKAHLSTAASFCKNRSRKLADFGRYPNG